The following are encoded together in the Lathyrus oleraceus cultivar Zhongwan6 chromosome 3, CAAS_Psat_ZW6_1.0, whole genome shotgun sequence genome:
- the LOC127127399 gene encoding uncharacterized protein LOC127127399 codes for MKIDTVSGERKSRKRRSGGRRDSVEDTLEKWKKYNKQQQQKLGCGDNGAEKIHKAPAKGSRKGCMRGKGGPQNSDCNFRGVRQRIWGKWVAEIREPINGKHIGEKANRLWLGTFSTAHEAALAYDKAAKAMYGPSARLNFPSGSPPSSSSGGSVDSLNGEEDLAKVEELEGNLHQSDEENKILSEDFVADDDSVEELKDGIIAGTVQCKTNKRCKKIVHQESYKNVKSETRGENELLESESEKVLENSGMGGECYHVQKEYIDLAMNSGADCGSSDIAENGILVKSEETIRGSVEDLESFELNCNNNFLGNLHNMLPDINPRPDSEYSNIKTDASLAKTHKNGHFDEMKNELKGLECKLRGQSIDCENDEAQRLPCVQGIRLFGGGSVGPIERMSQVEALNNNTNKSSNLKERGNNGSAPHGFSSEQSRKLSDLSQQLQKLGGYLPENWNNMQFADLEVGYDYSFLKPDYDFGLLEEQKLLDICFSHIGS; via the coding sequence GTGGAAGAAGGGACTCAGTGGAAGATACTCTTGAGAAGTGGAAGAAATACAATAAGCAACAGCAACAAAAACTTGGATGTGGAGATAATGGAGCTGAAAAGATTCACAAAGCTCCTGCAAAAGGTTCAAGAAAAGGGTGCATGAGAGGTAAAGGTGGTCCTCAGAATTCAGATTGCAATTTCAGAGGAGTTAGACAGAGGATTTGGGGTAAATGGGTTGCAGAGATTCGTGAGCCTATCAATGGTAAACATATTGGTGAGAAAGCAAATAGGCTTTGGCTTGGTACTTTCTCTACAGCACATGAAGCTGCTCTTGCTTATGATAAAGCAGCTAAGGCTATGTATGGACCTAGTGCTCGTTTGAACTTTCCTAGTGGATCACCACCTTCATCGTCAAGTGGTGGTTCTGTTGATTCTTTGAATGGTGAGGAGGATCTTGCAAAAGTTGAAGAGTTGGAGGGTAATCTTCATCAGTCTGATGAAGAGAATAAGATTCTTTCTGAAGATTTTGTTGCTGATGACGACTCGGTAGAGGAATTGAAGGACGGGATAATAGCTGGCACTGTCCAATGTAAAACCAATAAGAGATGTAAGAAAATTGTTCATCAAGAGTCCTACAAGAATGTTAAATCTGAAACACGTGGAGAAAACGAACTGCTAGAGAGTGAATCAGAGAAGGTTTTGGAGAATTCTGGCATGGGTGGAGAGTGTTATCATGTACAGAAGGAGTATATAGATTTAGCCATGAACTCAGGAGCTGATTGTGGATCTTCTGATATAGCAGAAAATGGGATTCTGGTGAAGAGTGAGGAAACAATCAGAGGATCAGTGGAGGATTTGGAATCCTTTGAGTTGAACTGCAACAACAATTTCCTTGGAAACCTGCACAATATGCTTCCAGATATCAATCCAAGACCAGATTCTGAGTATTCTAACATCAAAACCGACGCTTCTCTTGCAAAGACACATAAGAATGGACATTTTGATGAGATGAAAAATGAGCTTAAGGGATTGGAATGCAAGCTGAGAGGCCAATCTATTGATTGCGAAAATGACGAGGCTCAGAGATTACCTTGCGTGCAGGGAATTCGTTTGTTTGGTGGTGGCAGTGTTGGACCAATTGAAAGAATGTCCCAAGTTGAGGCTTTGAACAACAATACTAATAAAAGCAGTAATTTAAAAGAGAGAGGAAATAATGGAAGTGCACCTCATGGATTTAGTTCAGAGCAAAGTAGGAAGCTGAGTGATCTTTCTCAACAGCTCCAGAAATTGGGAGGTTACTTGCCTGAAAATTGGAATAATATGCAGTTTGCAGATCTTGAAGTTGGTTATGATTATAGTTTCTTAAAACCTGATTATGATTTTGGCTTACTAGAAGAGCAGAAGTTGCTAGATATATGTTTTTCACATATAGGATCTTAA
- the LOC127127398 gene encoding protein DETOXIFICATION 44, chloroplastic isoform X1 — MLPLKLKMASSSSPCFLCNCIPSFKSPTPLKSPTTLTITLPPPHLRLRVSLRASPHNKNPITDDDDSVDTLPPNSPSLLPQFRNGWFKFDELGMEMLSIALPAAVALAADPIASLIDTAFVGHIGAVELAAVGVSASVFNLVSKVFNVPLLNITTSFVAEEQALIGKEEDSGGTEENGIFQRKKLLSSVSTSLALAAALGIAETVALSLGSGTLMTIMGIAADSPMRGPAEHFLTLRAFGALPIVIALAAQGTFRGFKDTKTPLYAVGAGNFLNVILDPILIFLCGLGISGAAIATVISEYLIAFILLWNLNCKVLLIPFDFDGTKFFSYLKSGGLLIARTLAVFITMTLTTSLAAKQGPIPMAGHEICMQVWLSISLLTDALALAGQALLASSYSMGNYKQARLVIYRVIQIGLGAGITLSMILFVGFGAFCTLFSSDSEVLDVTRSGIWFVAGSQPVNALAFVIDGIYYGVSDFEYAAYSMVLVGLISSIFMLVAAPVVGLPGIWSGLFLFMTLRVLAGVWRLSSKSGPWNVIWYKDGGED, encoded by the exons ATGCTCCCTCTCAAATTAAAAATGGCGTCTTCTTCTTCTCCATGTTTTCTTTGCAATTGCATTCCCTCTTTCAAATCCCCAACACCATTGAAATCTCCAACAACACTAACCATAACCCTTCCTCCTCCTCATCTTCGACTTCGTGTTTCACTCAGAGCTTCTCCTCACAACAAGAATCCCATCACTGATGATGATGACTCTGTTGATACTCTACCACCTAATTCCccttctctacttcctcagttCAG AAATGGTTGGTTTAAATTTGATGAACTTGGAATGGAAATGCTGTCCATTGCTCTGCCTGCTGCCGTTGCACTGGCAGCTGACCCGATTGCATCGTTGATCGACACAGCTTTCGTCGGACACATAG GAGCTGTTGAACTCGCTGCAGTTGGGGTTTCAGCTTCTGTGTTTAATCTAGTGTCGAAAGTATTCAATGTTCCTCTACTTAATATTACTACCTCCTTTGTTGCCGAGGAGCAAGCGCTGATTGGAAAGGAGGAAGATTCTGGTGGAACTGAGGAAAATG GCATTTTCCAACGCAAGAAGCTCCTTTCATCAGTATCTACATCTTTAGCACTTGCTGCAGCTCTTGGAATTGCTGAAACTGTAGCACTCTCACTTGGCTCTGGCACTCTTATGACTATCATGGGTATAGCTGCT GACTCTCCGATGCGTGGACCTGCCGAGCATTTTCTTACATTGAGGGCTTTTGGTGCTCTACCAATTGTGATTGCATTAGCTGCACAAGGAACTTTTCGTGGATTTAAGGATACAAAGACGCCTCTATATGCCGTTG GTGCTGGAAACTTTCTTAATGTCATACTGGATCCAATATTAATATTTCTTTGTGGTCTTGGCATTAGTGGTGCTGCAATTGCTACAGTGATCTCTGA ATATTTAATAGCTTTCATTCTTCTATGGAATTTGAATTGCAAAGTCCTGCTAATCCCTTTTGACTTCGACGGAACAAAATTTTTCAGCTATCTGAAATCTG GTGGTCTTCTAATTGCCAGAACTTTGGCTGTGTTTATAACTATGACACTCACAACATCTTTGGCAGCTAAGCAGGGCCCTATACCTATGGCAGGCCATGAAATTTGCATGCAAGTTTGGCTGTCTATTTCTTTGCTCACCGATGCTCTGGCACTGGCTGGTCAG GCTCTTCTTGCCAGTAGTTACTCAATGGGAAATTACAAGCAAGCACGCCTCGTCATATATAGAGTGATACAG ATTGGTTTAGGAGCTGGAATCACTTTGTCGATGATCTTATTTGTTGGGTTTGGAGCATTTTGTACCTTATTTAGCTCGGACTCAGAAGTTCTAGATGTTACCCGGTCAGGTATATGG TTCGTAGCTGGATCTCAACCAGTGAATGCTTTGGCATTTGTTATTGATGGGATTTATTATGGGGTATCAGACTTTGAATATGCTGCTTACTCTATG GTGCTGGTTGGATTAATTTCTTCAATTTTCATGCTGGTGGCCGCTCCAGTAGTTGGACTTCCTGGAATCTGGTCAGGATTGTTTCTCTTCATGACATTGCGTGTTCTAGCTGGAGTTTGGAG atTAAGCAGCAAAAGCGGCCCATGGAATGTGATATGGTATAAAGATGGAGGAGAAGACTGA
- the LOC127127398 gene encoding protein DETOXIFICATION 44, chloroplastic isoform X2: MLPLKLKMASSSSPCFLCNCIPSFKSPTPLKSPTTLTITLPPPHLRLRVSLRASPHNKNPITDDDDSVDTLPPNSPSLLPQFRNGWFKFDELGMEMLSIALPAAVALAADPIASLIDTAFVGHIGAVELAAVGVSASVFNLVSKVFNVPLLNITTSFVAEEQALIGKEEDSGGTEENGIFQRKKLLSSVSTSLALAAALGIAETVALSLGSGTLMTIMGIAADSPMRGPAEHFLTLRAFGALPIVIALAAQGTFRGFKDTKTPLYAVGAGNFLNVILDPILIFLCGLGISGAAIATVISEYLIAFILLWNLNCKVLLIPFDFDGTKFFSYLKSGGLLIARTLAVFITMTLTTSLAAKQGPIPMAGHEICMQVWLSISLLTDALALAGQALLASSYSMGNYKQARLVIYRVIQIGLGAGITLSMILFVGFGAFCTLFSSDSEVLDVTRSVRSWISTSECFGICY, from the exons ATGCTCCCTCTCAAATTAAAAATGGCGTCTTCTTCTTCTCCATGTTTTCTTTGCAATTGCATTCCCTCTTTCAAATCCCCAACACCATTGAAATCTCCAACAACACTAACCATAACCCTTCCTCCTCCTCATCTTCGACTTCGTGTTTCACTCAGAGCTTCTCCTCACAACAAGAATCCCATCACTGATGATGATGACTCTGTTGATACTCTACCACCTAATTCCccttctctacttcctcagttCAG AAATGGTTGGTTTAAATTTGATGAACTTGGAATGGAAATGCTGTCCATTGCTCTGCCTGCTGCCGTTGCACTGGCAGCTGACCCGATTGCATCGTTGATCGACACAGCTTTCGTCGGACACATAG GAGCTGTTGAACTCGCTGCAGTTGGGGTTTCAGCTTCTGTGTTTAATCTAGTGTCGAAAGTATTCAATGTTCCTCTACTTAATATTACTACCTCCTTTGTTGCCGAGGAGCAAGCGCTGATTGGAAAGGAGGAAGATTCTGGTGGAACTGAGGAAAATG GCATTTTCCAACGCAAGAAGCTCCTTTCATCAGTATCTACATCTTTAGCACTTGCTGCAGCTCTTGGAATTGCTGAAACTGTAGCACTCTCACTTGGCTCTGGCACTCTTATGACTATCATGGGTATAGCTGCT GACTCTCCGATGCGTGGACCTGCCGAGCATTTTCTTACATTGAGGGCTTTTGGTGCTCTACCAATTGTGATTGCATTAGCTGCACAAGGAACTTTTCGTGGATTTAAGGATACAAAGACGCCTCTATATGCCGTTG GTGCTGGAAACTTTCTTAATGTCATACTGGATCCAATATTAATATTTCTTTGTGGTCTTGGCATTAGTGGTGCTGCAATTGCTACAGTGATCTCTGA ATATTTAATAGCTTTCATTCTTCTATGGAATTTGAATTGCAAAGTCCTGCTAATCCCTTTTGACTTCGACGGAACAAAATTTTTCAGCTATCTGAAATCTG GTGGTCTTCTAATTGCCAGAACTTTGGCTGTGTTTATAACTATGACACTCACAACATCTTTGGCAGCTAAGCAGGGCCCTATACCTATGGCAGGCCATGAAATTTGCATGCAAGTTTGGCTGTCTATTTCTTTGCTCACCGATGCTCTGGCACTGGCTGGTCAG GCTCTTCTTGCCAGTAGTTACTCAATGGGAAATTACAAGCAAGCACGCCTCGTCATATATAGAGTGATACAG ATTGGTTTAGGAGCTGGAATCACTTTGTCGATGATCTTATTTGTTGGGTTTGGAGCATTTTGTACCTTATTTAGCTCGGACTCAGAAGTTCTAGATGTTACCCGGTCAG TTCGTAGCTGGATCTCAACCAGTGAATGCTTTGGCATTTGTTATTGA